TGTTCTCGCAAATACAATGATCGACAGCAGAGAATCAGCAAGAAAAGATTTATTAAAATCTGAAATAACCTATCGCGAGATATTTAACTCCACGAAAGAAGCTATTGGAGTTTTAGACATTGAAAAGCGCGTATTTATAGATGTTAATCAAGCTTTTCTGGATTTCTTTGGACTTGACCGCATGAATGCTCTCGGAATGAGTCCTGAAAAAATAAGTTTCAACACGCCACCCTACGACAACAAATACGCTGGAGAACTCTTTCACAAGGCTCTTCTTGGTGAAGCTGTAGACTTTGAATGGATGGTAAAGGATGCTCAGGGCAAACCTTTCTGGACAGACAACCTTGCCAGAGTTGCAACCATCGGTGGGCAGCAAAGACTCCTAATAGTCATGCGCGACATTACAGAGCGCAAAAAAATGCAAGAAATCATGATTCAGACGGAAAAAATGATGTCAGTGGGAGGGCTTGCTGCCGGCATGGCGCATGAAATTAATAATCCGCTTGGAGTTATCCTGCAAGTCACCCAAAACATCATACGTAGAACTTCTCCCGAATTACCAGGAAATATACCTATAGCGGAAGAATGCGGTATAGATTTAATTAAATTACAAGACTACATGGAGAATCGAGGAATAAACTACTACCTAACTAATATCCAAGAAGCGGGAGCCCGCGCAGCCACTATTGTGAAGTCCATGCTGGATTTCAGTCGTAAAAGTAATTCAGCAAAATCATCAGGAAACATTGAAGCTACACTCGAGAATGCGTTAGCCCTTGCCTCAAATGATTATGATCTCAAAAAACAATATGATTTCAAAAAAATTAAAATTATACGCGAGTACGAAAACCCACCCCCATTCAGATTCACTGAAATGGAGATAGGTCAAGTCTTTTTGAATTTGATTAAAAATGCGGCACAGGCTTTATCGGAAAGTTCGAATAAGACAGAAATACCCACAATCATAATCAGAACGTCCGTTGATAACTCATCTGTTCATATCGAAATAGAGGATAATGGACCCGGAATATCTGCCAGATATTTAAAGAGAGTATTTGAGCCATTTTACTCAACGAAAGCCCCTGGAACAGGAACCGGGCTGGGTTTATCTGTATCCTACTTTATTATTACTCATAACCACAGCGGAACCATTAAAGTCGATTCCAATCTAGGGGAAGGCACAAGGTTCACCATAACCCTACCGTTTTTTTCTAATTCAATAACGCACTAGAAATAAATTTAATCTTGTTGGGCAAGCAACATATCTGCATAGGATTGATACTTTGTTGCGCTAACTTCCGGCAGATAATCATCTCCGCCTATTAATGACCACACCAGTCTGGCAAGTCTTATCGGTGCAACCTGAGTATAATTGTTTCCGGACTCAGCTAGTTTTGCACTTAGAATATCTGCGACTTTTTTGACTCCGGTAAAATCAAAAATAATATCTACATCAACCCCTAACTGAATTATATCATCAATTGATACCACCGGAACACAATTCTCTTGGGCAAACTTTTTACCATTTGTATCAGCTAACTCGCAAACGCATTTA
This window of the Maridesulfovibrio frigidus DSM 17176 genome carries:
- a CDS encoding Gfo/Idh/MocA family oxidoreductase, which gives rise to MENHNIAIVGLGRVGSVFLEKVAGTESVLNVKCVCELADTNGKKFAQENCVPVVSIDDIIQLGVDVDIIFDFTGVKKVADILSAKLAESGNNYTQVAPIRLARLVWSLIGGDDYLPEVSATKYQSYADMLLAQQD
- a CDS encoding cache domain-containing protein, whose product is MILYFLVSNYQKDCAETENVLMGNAEENLKNEMFRIQDYINFSINTANTVAANSVKAEVNEAEEIATHLFNTYKEAMSQTELKQLIKEALRNLTRKNKIDYTFILDMEGTQILSSNRPELEQTNVLLFQAPDGSLTNKAIIDLAVSQKEGFINRNWSTSGAAKNTHSQLEYIKYFAPFNWILGTGQDYAAITEATKKDVLKRLSLIRLSRDGYIFAGSYDGTVFLGPAKGQNPIEMKESNAAQIMVELIDKAKAGGGFLRYTIPSIDSSFKPIRKLSYCLPINDWGWYFGAGSNISLLEKTLQEKHEKLFEILLVKISATCALFLLLTFAAFFFTETFKKVLTNNFDSFERFFRKGTDSPIKIDRSQIAFKEFDQMAVLANTMIDSRESARKDLLKSEITYREIFNSTKEAIGVLDIEKRVFIDVNQAFLDFFGLDRMNALGMSPEKISFNTPPYDNKYAGELFHKALLGEAVDFEWMVKDAQGKPFWTDNLARVATIGGQQRLLIVMRDITERKKMQEIMIQTEKMMSVGGLAAGMAHEINNPLGVILQVTQNIIRRTSPELPGNIPIAEECGIDLIKLQDYMENRGINYYLTNIQEAGARAATIVKSMLDFSRKSNSAKSSGNIEATLENALALASNDYDLKKQYDFKKIKIIREYENPPPFRFTEMEIGQVFLNLIKNAAQALSESSNKTEIPTIIIRTSVDNSSVHIEIEDNGPGISARYLKRVFEPFYSTKAPGTGTGLGLSVSYFIITHNHSGTIKVDSNLGEGTRFTITLPFFSNSITH